The following coding sequences lie in one Pempheris klunzingeri isolate RE-2024b chromosome 13, fPemKlu1.hap1, whole genome shotgun sequence genomic window:
- the LOC139212313 gene encoding G patch domain-containing protein 2-like gives MMDELVQDLVSALEQTSEQSKLGELWEEMVLSPLQQRRQIRRRRGRKRYRDSSLCPLEHRRCWIEASESSLDETKEYRENYRERLAASVANCSDSDDMTTTSRWRSVMRGPVRTRQPSWPESDSFTENNPGRPLRRRRKVKRMTSDVTVRLQQKLKVSGVDGKRRHRPSRMQQLSGSKKRSVGWVGADRQTEGARLMGKECCKRKMAKELRDAADENMSEGETSSTCSSDPGLFTNDEGRQGDDEQSDWFFEGDCGVGAGVAGLLPNWDSDNQLSLEDNRPSPTFLQPARPSQRGYRYHSRVKRVPGSAACCIRKDRRRLPSKGNGVPVFVERLRHFSQDPYQRDFWLPSVGKRDRSQLNPMCRLPVCPIDMVSQSSHLRCSSSVCRNSQTNFSPGLLCTGDIRRRREAAAMSLTTSASNPFHKDHQREEAQGGRNTSTLEAVGPSSQSSTSAQPES, from the exons ATGATGGATGAGCTGGTGCAGGACCTGGTGTCTGCTCTGGAGCAGACCTCAGAGCAAAGTAAGCTGGGGGAGCTGTGGGAGGAAATGGTCCTGAGTCCACTGCAGCAGCGCCGGCAGATCCGCCGTCGCAGAGGTCGCAAGCGATATCGCgactcctccctctgtcctctggagCACAGGCGATGCTGGATCGAGGCTTCAGAGTCTAGCTTGGAcgagactaaagaatacagggAGAACTACAGGGAGAGGTTGGCCGCCTCTGTGGCCAACTGCAGCGACTCTGACGACATGACTACAACCAGCCGGTGGCGCTCCGTCATGAGAGGCCCGGTCAGGACAAGGCAGCCCTCCTGGCCAGAGTCTGACTCCTTCACCGAGAACAACCCAGGACGGCCACTCAGGAGGCGGAGGAAGGTCAAACGTATGACCTCAGACGTCACGGTTAGGTTGCAGCAGAAGTTAAAAGTTTCTGGTGTAGATGGGAAACGGAGACACAGGCCGTCTAGGATGCAGCAACTGTCGGGATCCAAGAAGAGGTCTGTCGGCTGGGTGGGAGCAGACCGTCAGACTGAAGGAGCCAGGCTGATGGGAAAAGAGTGCTGTAAGAGAAAGATGGCCAAGGAGCTCAGAGATGCTGCAGATGAGAACATGTCTGAAGG ggaAACCAGCAGTACATGCAGCAGTGACCCTGGCCTGTTCACCAATGATGAAGGAAGACAAG GCGATGACGAGCAGAGTGACTGGTTCTTCGAGGGCGACTGTGGAGTCGGGGCGGGCGTGGCCGGCCTGCTTCCCAACTGGGACTCAGACAATCAGCTTTCCCTCGAGGATAACCGTCCCTCGCCCACCTTCCTGCAACCTGCACGGCCCTCTCAGAGAG GTTATCGGTATCATTCACGCGTGAAACGAGTGCCTggctctgctgcctgctgcatcAGGAAGGATAGGAGACGGCTTCCCAGCAAG GGTAATGGCGTGCCTGTGTTTGTGGAGAGGCTGAGACACTTTTCCCAAGATCCTTACCAGAGAGA CTTTTGGCTGCCTTCTGTTGGAAAACGAGACCGAagccag TTGAACCCTATGTGCCGATTACCAGTGTGTCCTATTGACATGGTGTCACAGAGCTCCCATCTCAGATGCTCCTCCTCAGTCTGCAGGAACAG CCAGACTAACTTCAGTCCAGGACTGTTATGCACAGGAGacatcaggaggaggagggaagcagCAGCTATGTCCCTCACAACATCAG